Proteins encoded together in one Cicer arietinum cultivar CDC Frontier isolate Library 1 chromosome 4, Cicar.CDCFrontier_v2.0, whole genome shotgun sequence window:
- the LOC101498724 gene encoding protein DETOXIFICATION 16-like, whose product MKIERKEILDEVKKQLWLAGPMILVCVFQNLQMTTLIFVGHLNQELLLAGASLALSIINVTGFNVLMGMSSALDTFCGQAYGAKQYHMVGIYTQRAMLVITLVSLPLSIIWAYLEPILIILHQDKDIAAQAQLFARYAIPSLFANGILRCLVKFLQTQNIVFPMLLANGLTNLIHVLLSWAFVIHFGLGIKGAAIAICITNWVNVVLLLLYIKFSSSCKKTWVGLSMESFHNIPQFLKLAFPSTVMVCLESWTFEVMVFLSGALPNPTLQTSVLSICINVLGSFWMIPFGVSVAGSTRISNELGAGYPNAAYVAVLVTLMMALTCGVVEFALIISVWKVWGKAFSNVHQVVSYVSSMTPVLAIAVFVDAFQTTLQGVARGCGWQKLGAYVNLGSFYLVGIPLSALLAFVFHMNGQGLFLGLVTTLIVQVVCFLFVTWRTDWEKEVNKAAIRVGGTGVQDNTLPLLV is encoded by the exons AtgaaaatagagagaaaagagaTTTTAGATGAAGTAAAGAAACAATTATGGTTGGCAGGGCCAATGATACTTGTTTGTGTATTTCAGAATTTACAAATGACCACTCTCATATTTGTTGGACATTTGAATCAAGAGTTGCTTCTTGCTGGTGCTTCTTTGGCTCTTTCAATTATCAATGTCACTGGTTTCAATGTATTG ATGGGTATGTCAAGTGCACTAGACACATTTTGTGGTCAAGCATATGGAGCAAAACAATATCATATGGTTGGAATATATACACAAAGAGCTATGTTGGTTATCACACTTGTTAGTTTACCCTTATCAATTATTTGGGCATACTTAGAACCCATTTTGATAATTCTACATCAAGACAAAGATATCGCAGCACAAGCTCAACTATTTGCTCGTTATGCAATCCCAAGCCTTTTTGCCAATGGCATTCTTAGGTGCCTTGTTAAATTCCTAcaaacccaaaacatagttttTCCTATGTTGTTGGCTAATGGACTCACTAATTTAATACATGTCCTTCTATCTTGGGCTTTTGTTATACATTTTGGGCTTGGCATCAAAGGAGCTGCTATTGCAATTTGTATCACAAATTGGGTTAATGTGGTACTATTGCTACTTTATATCAAGTTCTCCTCTTCATGTAAAAAGACTTGGGTTGGTTTATCAATGGAATCCTTTCACAACATCCCTCAATTTCTCAAACTTGCTTTCCCTTCAACAGTCATGGTTTG TTTAGAATCATGGACATTTGAAGTAATGGTGTTTCTGTCTGGTGCTCTTCCCAATCCAACACTGCAAACTTCAGTACTTTCTATATG TATTAATGTACTTGGTTCGTTCTGGATGATACCATTTGGAGTTAGTGTTGCTGGAAG TACAAGAATCTCAAATGAATTAGGAGCTGGATATCCAAATGCTGCATATGTAGCTGTTTTAGTGACCTTAATGATGGCGTTGACATGTGGAGTTGTAGAGTTTGCTTTGATTATTTCGGTATGGAAAGTTTGGGGCAAGGCTTTTAGCAATGTACATCAAGTAGTTTCATATGTGTCTTCCATGACACCTGTTCTTGCAATTGCTGTTTTTGTCGATGCATTTCAAACAACACTTCAAG GTGTTGCGAGAGGATGTGGTTGGCAGAAGCTTGGTGCATATGTTAATCTAGGATCTTTTTATCTTGTGGGAATTCCTCTTTCCGCTTTATTGGCTTTTGTTTTCCACATGAACGGTCAAGGGCTCTTTTTAGGTCTTGTAACAACACTTATTGTGCAAGTTGTGTGTTTTCTTTTTGTCACTTGGCGCACTGATTGGGAGAAAGAA GTAAATAAAGCAGCAATAAGAGTAGGAGGCACTGGAGTCCAAGATAATACACTTCCACTTCTCGTATAG
- the LOC140920183 gene encoding uncharacterized protein, whose amino-acid sequence MNISNDLSDVPLQPPPSSVVQYPTLNPPEILIIYTPDERSLSTYFTDMKIIWDELDDLRPTPFCTCSTPCSCKLSSVVRTYKHNEYVICFLKGLNDSYQYVRSQILLMDLLPSITKVYSLVIQQDITLIPTHNDATICAVNSINIGQGKGNHISSRGRGKGTRSSMFCTHCKKTNHTIENCHFKHGFPPGYTSKNQSTNTNMVSTSN is encoded by the exons ATGAACATTAGCAACGATCTTTCTGATGTTCCTTTACAACCACCACCATCATCGGTCGTTCAATATCCAACCCTAAACCCCCCCGAAATCCTTATTATCTACACCCCG GATGAAAGATCCCTATCTACCTATTTTACGGATATGAAGATCATTTGGGATGAATTAGATGATCTAAGACCTACACCTTTTTGTACATGTTCAACTCCCTGTTCTTGCAAACTTAGTTCTGTTGTCCGCACCTACAAGCATAATGAATATGTAATCTGTTTTTTGAAAGGCCTAAATGATTCTTACCAATATGTTAGAAGTCAGATTCTTCTCATGGATCTTTTGCCTTCAATTACCAAGGTTTATTCTCTTGTTATTCAACAAGATATAACACTTATTCCCACTCATAATGATGCCACCATATGTGCTGTTAATTCTATCAATATTGGGCAAGGGAAAGGAAACCATATTTCAAGTAGGGGTCGTGGTAAAGGAACTCGAAGTTCTATGTTTTGTACTCATTGCAAGAAAACAAATCATACCATCGAAAATTGTCATTTTAAACACGGTTTTCCCCCTGGGTATACCTCTAAAAACCAATCCACCAACACTAACATGGTATCTACTAGTAATTAA